Genomic DNA from Candidatus Methanoperedens sp.:
GAGATCAAGAGCGGTAAATACATTACACATGAAGAGCTTGCTAAAGAAATGGGATTCTGATGAAATTTCAAATAATCTGGTCAGAATCAGCAGCAAAAGAACTTAAAAAATTGGAAAGAACAGTTGCAAATCGAATTTATAAAAAAGTTTCACAACTAGGTGAAAATCCCTACCATTTTGATGTGATAAAAATGGTTGGTGATCCATATTTTCGACTCCGAGTTGGCGATTATCGCGTCATTTTTGATATACAGAATGATACGCTTCGAATTCTTGTTCTCAAAGTGGGTCATCGAAAGAATGTATATAAGAAATAATTGAATCGGCACTTTTGGAGAAATTTGCGCTTGATTTTTAATTTGAAGAAAATTATTTTAGTTTTCCATTACTTTTTGGGAGCATGAGAGTCCTATCGTTTGCAGTCACCGGTATACCCCGTACGATGTACAAGGCCTGTATAAGTGCATCAACCCCCTATTAGACCCTAATTCTCCACTACATACTATTTGAAGTAAATGGCTTTGTGTTGCACACTGGGGCACCAACACGTTCCCAATAATTTAATTACATCAGCATACAATTAGAACCGGAGTGAAATTTATGTTTGACAGAAAAGCGCTTTTAGAGAGATTATCGAATGCACATGGTGTTTCGGGATACGAAGGAAATATAAGGCAAATAATTGAAGAAGAAGTAAAGCCCTATGTTGATCAAATTTCAACTGATAAGATGGGTAACCTCATTGCTACAAAAAAAGGAAAAAAACCTGTTGTCATGCTTGCCGCCCACATGGACGAGATCGGGCTAATGGTAAAATACGTTGACGATAAAGGCTTTGCCCGGTTCACAAAAACCGGGGGATGGTTCGACCAGACCCTTCTTAACCAGAGAATGATCATGCATACGGAGAACGGCCCTGTTTATGGCGTTCTTGGCTCCAAACCCCCTCATGTAATAAAAGAAGAGGAAAGGAATAAAGTAATAAAAGCCGATGATATGTTTATTGATATCGGGGCAACAAGCAAGGAAGATGCAGATAAAATAGGTGTAAAAACTGGAACTCCTGTCACTTCTGATATTGATTTCAAATCCCTGGGGAATGACTTTGTCACAGGGAAGGCGTTTGATAACAGGGCAGGCTGCGTGATGCTGATCGAGGCGCTTAGCATGATGAAAGACGTCAAAGCAACGGTCCATGCAGTGTTTACCGTCCAGGAAGAAGTAGGATTAAAAGGAGCAAGGACATCTGCTTTCAGATTGAGTCCTGATGTGGCTCTTGCTACTGATGTAACCATAACAGGAGACCATCCGGGAATTGATAAAAAAGATTCTTCTATCGAGATGGGAAAAGGCCCGTCTGTAACTGTAAGTGATGCTGACGGACGCGGGATAATCGTTCCTGAATCGGTGTTAGCGTGGCTAAAAGAGGCAGCCGGGGCAAACAATATCCCGTACCAGCTTGAAGTGGGAAGCGGCGGCACTACTGATGCAACAGCGATACACCTTACAAAGGAAGGAATACCCACAGGCGTTATCAGTATGCCGACACGTTATATCCATACTCCGGTATCGGTACTGAACATGACAGACCTTGAAAAGAGCGCGGAATTGATCGCAAGGGCGGTTGAAATCGTGGATAAGTTTTTCTGATTACGGTGTGCAGTCTAACAGAAAAAGTAATATACAACTCAAGACCGTTATACTCGATTCATAATCAATCAAATAATAGAAGGGATTTCCTTTATTTAAAAATATAAAAATTCTAGATACCACCCTCAGGGATGGAGAACAGACACCCGGAGTTTCACTCACAACAGAGAACAAGCTGTTGATCGCAAGGAAGATAGACAGTCTTGGCGTTGATATCCTGGAAGCAGGTTCTGCTATCACTTCCGAGGGTGAGCGTGCCTCGATAAAAGAAATAGCAAAAGCAGGATTAAATGCCGAGATATGCAGCTACTGCCGTATTAAGAAAGAAGATATTGATGCAGCCATTAGCTGTGATGTTGACTCAATCCACCTTGTTGTTCCTGTATCTGATCTCCATATCCAGCAGAAATTGAAAAAAGACAGGGATTCTGTCCGTGAACTGGCTGCACAAATGACAGAGTACGCAAAATCTCATGGATTAATTGTAGAATTAAGCGGGGAAGATGCATCAAGGGCAGACCTTGAATATCTTAAATCAGTTTATAATGCAGGGATCGATGCAGGAGCTGACAGGCTGTGTTTCTGCGATACTGTGGGCATCCTTCTTCCTGAAAAAACCTACGATATATTCACTGACCTGTCCCGGCTTCATGCTCCTGTAAGCATTCACTGCCACAATGATTTCGGGATGGCTACAGCCAATACTGTTAGCGCTCTCCGCGCAGGCGCAAATGAGGCACATGTTACAATAAATGGCATCGGGGAACGCGCCGGGAACACCTCGCTTGAAGAAGTGGTAATGGTTCTTTATTCACTGTATAAACACAAAACAGCGATCGATATAAAAGGTCTATACACCACTTCACGCATGGTGAGCAGGTTAAGCGGCGTCCCTGTTGCCCCCAATAAGTCAATAGTAGGTGGGAATGCATTCACCCATGAAGCAGGCATCCATGTCCACGGACTCCTGGCAAATACCGCCACATACGAACCAATAACACCTGAGCTTGTGGGGCGTGAGCGAAATATCGTACTCGGAAAACACGCAGGAAGAAGTTCAGTAGTTCTTGCATTAAAGGAGCTGGGGCTTGAAGCAAGCGAAAAACAGATCGATGATATCGTTATCCGGATGAAAGAACTTGGAGATAAAGGAAAACGGGTCACGGATGCAGATCTCCAGACAATAGCAGAGACAGTCCTTGGAATATACCAGGAAGCAAATATCAAGCTTGAAGAACTTACGGTCGTGGCCGGAAATACTGTGATGCCTACTGCTTCTGTCAGGTTGAAAGTAAACGGGAATCATGTCGTTGAAGCAGGCGTGGGAACAGGACCTGTGGATGCCGCAATAAACGCATTAAAAAAAGCCCTTTCAGGGGTAGCGGATATCCATCTTGATGAATACCATGTTGATGCCATCACAGGCGGAACCGATGCCCTGGTTGAAGTCTGGATAAAACTCAGCAAAGGCGGAAAAACAATAACCGCAAGAGGAGCAAGGACAGACATCATAATGGCATCAGTTGAGGCAGTTCTTGAAGGCATAAACAGACTAATACAACAGGAAAAAAAATAGATCGAAAAGAAATATTTATACAATATCAGTCAGTGTTAAAGGTTGATAAAAATGACAAAACAGAAAATGTCTGGTGCACGTGCAGTAATTGAATCGCTCCACTGCGAAAATGTCGAAGTTATCTTTGGATATCCGGGAGGACAGGTTCTTCCGCTTTACGATGAGTTATACGATGCAGATGTAAGGCATATTCTTGTAAGACATGAGCAGGCTGCAGCCCATGCTGCGGATGGTTATGCAAGAGCTACCGGTAAAGCGGGTGTATGTCTTGCCACCTCAGGACCGGGGGCTACAAATCTTGTAACAGGCATTGCAACCGCATATATGGATTCTGTTCCCATGATAGCAATTACAGGCCAGGTGCCCAGGCCGCTTATAGGTTATGACGCATTCCAGGAAGCAAACATCACAGGCATAACTCTTCCGATCACAAAACACAATTATTTGGTCCAGGATGCAAAAGACATACCCAGGATTTTCAAGGAAGCGTTCTATATTGCCCAGACAGGCCGCCCCGGACCTGTACTGATCGATATACCCAAGGATACTCAAATAGAGGTAATAGACTTTGAATATCCGCAGGAAGTAAGATTGCGCGGGTATAAACCAACATATGCAGGAAATGAACAGCAGATAAAAAAGGCTGCGTCTTTAATCGCAAAATCTGAAAAGCCTATATTCTATGTAGGTGGAGGTATTATTTTCTCAAAGGCATCCGAGGAATTGAGAACCCTTGCTGAAACCATACTTGCTCCTGTTACCACGACCCTTATGGGAATGAGCGCTTTTCCCTCAGCTCATCCGTTGTCTGTTGGTATGCTGGGGATGCATGGTACAAGGTATGCAAATTATGCTGTCCAGGAATCTGACCTGATAATCGCAGTTGGAGTACGCTTTGATGACAGGGTTACAGGTAAGATATCTGCATTTGCACCAAATGCAAAGATAATCCATATCGACATCGACCCGGCTGAGATAAGTAAAAATGTTCGCGTAGATATCCCTATAGTCGGGGATGCCAGGAATGTTCTCAGGAGCCTTATTAAATATGTAAAGATTGAACAGGCAAAGACGGATGGATGGATAAAAAAGATAGGAGCGTGGAAAAAAGAATATCCCCTAACCTATAAGAAGGATAAATTGCTTCGGCCCCAGTATGTGGTCGAGCAGATAAGCGAGATATGCCCTGATGCTATAATTGTTACTGAAGTCGGACAAAACCAGATGTGGGCAGCACAATTCTTCAATTATAAGACTCCCGGGACATTCATATCGAGCGGAGGCCTTGGCACTATGGGTTACGGCTTCCCTGCGGCCATAGGCGCAAAGGTTGGAAAACCCGATTCTACGGTTATTGATATCTCGGGTGATGGATCTTTCCAGATGAACTCGCAGGAGCTTGCAACAGTCGTCCAGGAGGACATTCCTGTTATAGTTGCGATATTGAACAATGGATTCCTTGGAATGGTCAGGCAATGGCAGGAATTGTTCTTTGACAGGCGGTATTCATCAACATGCCTTGAAAACAGCGTGGATTTCGTGAAACTTGCAGAGGCTTATGGGGCTCTTGGATTGCGTGCAACCAGGAAGAGTGAAGTGAAGGATGTTATTCAAGAAGCTGTTGCATCTAAGAGGCCAACAGTTATTGACTTTGTAGTTGAGCGGGAAGAAAATGTATCCCCGATGGTTCCAGCCGGAGCAGCCATCAATGAGATACTGGACCTGGAGTGACAAGAATGAAACATACGCTTGCCATACTTGTGGAAAATAAACCAGGAGTTTTAACAAGAGTCGCTGGTTTATTCTCAAGAAGAGGTTTCAATATAGAAAGCCTTGCTGTTGGTGTTACGGAAAACAAGGATATTTCGCGTATTACAATTCTTGTAAGCGGAGATGACAATGTACTTGAACAGGTTGAAAAACAGCTGAATAAGCTTATTGATGTTATCAGGGTAAGTGACATCCCGGCAGAAGAATCTGTAAACAGGGAACTTGCACTCATTAAGGTCGGTGTAGATACAACAACCCGCGCTGAAGTAATGCAGATCGTAGATATCTTCAGGGCCAAAATTGTTGACGTGGGAATAAAATCGCTTGTTATTGAAGTAACAGGGGATGAGAGCAAAATCAATGCCATAGAGCAATTGCTTCGACAGTTCGGGATAAAAGAAATGGTCAGGACAGGTAAGATCGCGATGAACCGCGGGGCAAAACTTGTCCAGAGTGAGAAACGGTAATCTCTTATAGCAAGATTATTAAATTTCCGTAATATATTAGCCGCAGATGAACGCTGATAAACGCAGATACGTAGCTATAAATCCGCGTTCATCTGCGTTTATCTGCGGTTTCATTTCTATTGGATATTACGGCTATTTTCGAACTCAACTATAGAACACGGATTTCACTTATGCGCAAGGATTGGATTATCTGTGAAAATCTGTATGATTGCGTTATACACGTTCCGTTCAAACTAAATTACTGCTTAGCTCCTCCATGTCTCCCACATTACAACCTCATCGAGATTTTTTCTTGGTGTGGGGTGCGGGATATCTGAGGGATATCCAAGAGGCAGAAGCGTAACTACCCGGATCTCATCCGGAATTTTTAATATTTCTTTGACCTTTTTTTCATCGAATGCACCAATCCAGCATGTGCCAAGTCCTTCTTCAACTGCCGAAAGTGTCATATGATCCACGGCAATCGCAGTGTCAATGGGATAAGCAAGCTGGCCGCATGCCATTACATAATCTTTTTGGACAGAACAGGCTGCAATAACCACAGGTGCTTCTGCTAAGAATTTCTGGTTTCTTGCAGCTTCTGAAAGCGCTTTTCGCTTCCCTGCATCTCTTACTACGATAAACCTGCGCTCCTGGCGGTTTGAAGCTGAAGGTGAAAGTCTTCCTGATTCAAGTATTCTCACCAATTTTTCCTCTTCCACTTCACGGGGATCATATGCCCGGATGCTTCTTCTTGCTCGGATTGCTGTTTTCACATCCATAAATCTTCACTCATTCAAATAATGAATCCAAATGATAAACTCAAATGCCAATTAACAGGAGTTCCAACCCTGATTTTGTAATTCTTACTGTATCCTCATTTAATTCGATCAGTCCGGATTCATCCATAAATTTGAAAATAGCTGTGTCTGAAAGCAGTAGCTGATCCCTGATATATTTAATATCCACTGTATCACCGTTTTTCAGCATTTCAAGAATCGAATCTATTTTTTCTCCGAAATTTGACATCAGTATTAGATTATATGAAGTTTCTTAAATAATATGACGGAACAAAGATTCTTAACTATTTTTCTTAATATAATTTATAAACTATATTTAGTATTGTCTTATATTAATTCCAGTCATTGGATAATTGCCCTACCAGGGTCAAAATAAAGGAGACTGAAATAAAATGGAAAACAAGAAAAGTCAGACAAACCAAAAACAGAGAAAAGATGAAGAAAAAGTAGCAGAAGAAATGTTTAAGGCAACACGTCTATGGTTTATGTAAAATTAATATAGAAATGTTCTGGAGACAAAACCTAGATTTACTAAAGTTGTGTAACACTCCAGTCTCAATATATTCCCCATTTCCTCTCTTTGCCATATCACTTTTTTTAATATCGCGAAATGGGTCGTCATTCTATGATTTTCCAATTCTGGCGGTTGGAATATTTGTTTCATTGGTTTTGATATTCCCCTCTAATTTATGGAACCACTGCAATGACTTAAGGGAAGATATCGCATCGGGAAAAGAAACGATTTTAACCCGGGATATCTCGATGCAAAAAAAAGCTATTATTATTTCAGTTATGCTTTTTGCCTTCTCTATGCTATTTGTTTATTATTTATCTAATGAATTTAAACGACCAATTTATCTGTACGTTCTTATCGGTTTTATAGTTACATGGTGGTATTCAGACAATCTTATTCTTAAAAAAGTTCTTGGTTTCAGGTTAAAAGACCATTACCTGGGTGAGTTGATTGCTTATAGCATCGCAATACCCTGTTACACGTTAAGTATCTGGCTTTTGTATTCGGATTTAAATTTAAAAGGAATAATATTGACTATAGCGATCCTTTTCTTTAATATATCAGGACTGCTATTAAAAGATTTAAAAGATATATCCGGAGATAAGAAAGCAGATCTAAAAACCTTTGGTGTTGTTTTCCTTCCATCCCAACTTATAAGATACTCCTGCTACCTGATGGTATTATTTTATTTGGTTTTATTGAATCCATTTACTTTAAAAACATTTGGTCCGGGTATGTTGATTATAATAATTCCTTTTATTTATTTTTTACAAAATACATTTATTCATATGCATAAAAAAGATTGGACTTTAGATATAGGGGATTTTCAAGCAATTAAGTGTATGGGTAATTCAATATATGGATCTTTTATTTTTATCGGATTGAGTGCATTTTTTTAAATCTCCAGGCATGTACTTGTTCCACCGCTATTGAAAAAAGA
This window encodes:
- a CDS encoding type II toxin-antitoxin system RelE/ParE family toxin, producing the protein MKFQIIWSESAAKELKKLERTVANRIYKKVSQLGENPYHFDVIKMVGDPYFRLRVGDYRVIFDIQNDTLRILVLKVGHRKNVYKK
- a CDS encoding M42 family metallopeptidase, which gives rise to MFDRKALLERLSNAHGVSGYEGNIRQIIEEEVKPYVDQISTDKMGNLIATKKGKKPVVMLAAHMDEIGLMVKYVDDKGFARFTKTGGWFDQTLLNQRMIMHTENGPVYGVLGSKPPHVIKEEERNKVIKADDMFIDIGATSKEDADKIGVKTGTPVTSDIDFKSLGNDFVTGKAFDNRAGCVMLIEALSMMKDVKATVHAVFTVQEEVGLKGARTSAFRLSPDVALATDVTITGDHPGIDKKDSSIEMGKGPSVTVSDADGRGIIVPESVLAWLKEAAGANNIPYQLEVGSGGTTDATAIHLTKEGIPTGVISMPTRYIHTPVSVLNMTDLEKSAELIARAVEIVDKFF
- a CDS encoding 2-isopropylmalate synthase produces the protein MLDTTLRDGEQTPGVSLTTENKLLIARKIDSLGVDILEAGSAITSEGERASIKEIAKAGLNAEICSYCRIKKEDIDAAISCDVDSIHLVVPVSDLHIQQKLKKDRDSVRELAAQMTEYAKSHGLIVELSGEDASRADLEYLKSVYNAGIDAGADRLCFCDTVGILLPEKTYDIFTDLSRLHAPVSIHCHNDFGMATANTVSALRAGANEAHVTINGIGERAGNTSLEEVVMVLYSLYKHKTAIDIKGLYTTSRMVSRLSGVPVAPNKSIVGGNAFTHEAGIHVHGLLANTATYEPITPELVGRERNIVLGKHAGRSSVVLALKELGLEASEKQIDDIVIRMKELGDKGKRVTDADLQTIAETVLGIYQEANIKLEELTVVAGNTVMPTASVRLKVNGNHVVEAGVGTGPVDAAINALKKALSGVADIHLDEYHVDAITGGTDALVEVWIKLSKGGKTITARGARTDIIMASVEAVLEGINRLIQQEKK
- a CDS encoding acetolactate synthase large subunit, with the translated sequence MTKQKMSGARAVIESLHCENVEVIFGYPGGQVLPLYDELYDADVRHILVRHEQAAAHAADGYARATGKAGVCLATSGPGATNLVTGIATAYMDSVPMIAITGQVPRPLIGYDAFQEANITGITLPITKHNYLVQDAKDIPRIFKEAFYIAQTGRPGPVLIDIPKDTQIEVIDFEYPQEVRLRGYKPTYAGNEQQIKKAASLIAKSEKPIFYVGGGIIFSKASEELRTLAETILAPVTTTLMGMSAFPSAHPLSVGMLGMHGTRYANYAVQESDLIIAVGVRFDDRVTGKISAFAPNAKIIHIDIDPAEISKNVRVDIPIVGDARNVLRSLIKYVKIEQAKTDGWIKKIGAWKKEYPLTYKKDKLLRPQYVVEQISEICPDAIIVTEVGQNQMWAAQFFNYKTPGTFISSGGLGTMGYGFPAAIGAKVGKPDSTVIDISGDGSFQMNSQELATVVQEDIPVIVAILNNGFLGMVRQWQELFFDRRYSSTCLENSVDFVKLAEAYGALGLRATRKSEVKDVIQEAVASKRPTVIDFVVEREENVSPMVPAGAAINEILDLE
- the ilvN gene encoding acetolactate synthase small subunit, with the protein product MKHTLAILVENKPGVLTRVAGLFSRRGFNIESLAVGVTENKDISRITILVSGDDNVLEQVEKQLNKLIDVIRVSDIPAEESVNRELALIKVGVDTTTRAEVMQIVDIFRAKIVDVGIKSLVIEVTGDESKINAIEQLLRQFGIKEMVRTGKIAMNRGAKLVQSEKR
- a CDS encoding nitroreductase, coding for MDVKTAIRARRSIRAYDPREVEEEKLVRILESGRLSPSASNRQERRFIVVRDAGKRKALSEAARNQKFLAEAPVVIAACSVQKDYVMACGQLAYPIDTAIAVDHMTLSAVEEGLGTCWIGAFDEKKVKEILKIPDEIRVVTLLPLGYPSDIPHPTPRKNLDEVVMWETWRS